TTACCGATGATATTTTGCGCAATGAATCCGAGCGTAACAAGATTTATGAGGAAGCAAAGGCGAAGTTTGATGGCTATGTTTCTCGCGTAAATCCGGGCAACCTAAAAGAGGAAAAACTCTATTTTGATGTGCTACGAAAGCTCTGTGATGCGGGATTGGTGGGTATGCCTCACCCTGATGCGATGATAGGCTATGGCGCAAAAGACGCGCTTACAAAATTGCGAAACACCGAGCTTGTGCCTACTGACACGCTTGCATACTACGAGCCAAACGAAGCGGCGCGAATCGGTGTGAAATGGGAAGCAGGCGGCGAGCACGACTTTAAGAAAAATTTCCCAAAAACTTTGGCAAAGGGTGAGCGCGTGCTTAAGCAAAATCGTGGCTCAACAGGCGAGGGAATCTGGCGTGTGAGGCTAGAGGACGCGAGTGCATACAACAAGGTGGATTCACTTCCACTTGATACCAAAATCATCTGCACAGAGGCAAAGGACAACCACAGCGAAAACCGACAACTTGGCGAGTTTATGGACTTTTGTGAAGTGTATTTGAAAGGCGATAACGGAATGCTTGTGGATATGACATTTTTGCCACGCATAAAAGAGGGCGAAATCAGAATCCTAATGCTATATAAAACACCTGTGTATGTCGTGCATAAAAAGCCAGCTGAAGGTGGCGATGCGTTTTCCGCGACACTCTTTAGCGGGGCGAAATATCGCTACGATGAGCCAAAAGATTGGCAGAGCCTTATTGATTGGTTTTTGGCGCAGTTGCCAGAAATCCGCTCCAAACTTGGCAACTATGACTTGCCTCTGATTTGGACAGCGGACTTTATCCTAGATACGGATAAAAACGGCGCGGATAAATATGTGCTAGGCGAGATAAACTGCTCTTGTGTGGGATTCACAAGCCCAGCAGAATTTATGGAAAAAATCGCGCTTATGGTGGGCGATAATATCGTAGAAATCGTAAGTGAGAAAAAATAAGCTCGAGAAAAATAAGCGTAAAAAAAAAATAGGCACGGAAATGGCAGGAGTTGGCAGGGTAGCAAAAGCATAAACCCAAAATATAAGCCTAGAATGCAGGCTAGGGTATAGTCGCAATAAAGGCGTGGGGATTGATAGGAGGGGGGAGTTCTCACAGGCTAGATTCCCTATCACACTATATTTCTTTCACGCTAGATTTTGTTTCTTTTTGGTTTTTAGATTTTGGTTTTTTTGGCATTTGTAGCGGGTGGCATTTGCATTTGATAAGTGATTTATACACTTGATAAGCGACTAAACAAGCCAAATAACTTAACAAGCAAAAATCAACCAAAAATCAAAAAGAAATAAAAAAAACAAAAAAAGGAAAATCAAATGAGAAATGCAACACACACAGCAAAAATAGTTTCCGCATTAGCAGGGTTGTCTATAAGTGCAAGTTTGGTATTGGCCGAGCAAAGTGGTGCTTTTGTAGGTGTAGAGGTAGGATACGGAGAAGCACAATATCAAGTGAAAAATATCGCCGAAGTTGAAAGAAATGGCAAAGGTAAAAAGCGATGGTGTTTATTATGGACTTGTAGCGGGGTATAAGCACTTTTTTACTCCATATCTTGGCTTGCGCTCTTATGTGAATTTTGATGTTTTGCACACAAAGTTTAGCGAGCAGGGAAGCTCTATGAGGGCAAATCTTTTCACTTATGGTGTGAATGTGGATTTTCTAGGGAATTTTCTTAGCACTTCGGTGGTTGATTTTGGTGGATTTGTCGGGCTGTGGCTTGGGGGCAACACTTGGCAAGGTAAAGATATAGATGCCCAAATAGATTCAGGTAAGCAACTTGCAGATATGGTCAGGGCACTGCCAAATGCTAGCATAAAAACACATTTTGGTAAAAGTGCTTTTGATGTCGCTATCAATCTAGGACTACGCACAAACATCGCAAAATATCACGGCATAGAGCTAGCCGCGAAAGTCCCATTTCTATCAACTGAAATAGTAAACCTACAAGCCTCTGTAGAGCAAGAAAGTCTTGGGTTGCAAGCAACACTAAAGCATACTTGGAATTTTACTGCGAGATATGCTTTTAGCTTTTAGGCTTCGCGGCTAGGTTTGTTTTGCAAGTCAAAATCTAATCCACTCAAGCCACTGCAATGGGGCTTGTAAAATTTGCAAACTTTGCGACTTAAGCCCCAAATCAATCCTCACAAATCGTGATTTTGCCTAGTCCAAATGAGCATTGCTTGCCTATGCCGACTAGCTCGCCTATCTTTAGTAGTTCATAGCTGTCTTTGTCCAAATCATCTATGACAATCTCGCCTATGAGTCCGCCTAGATTCATCGCCGTTTTTTGAGCGCAGCTTTTGCGATATAGCTCGATATAGCGCAGATTTTTGGCAGTGATTGCGCCACTAAAAGGGGGGCATTTATCCCGCTCTTTGCCCAAAATAGCGAGTTTGCGCTGATAGATAGAGCGAAATATATCGCCAACTTCCAAGCTAGAATCACGCACAAAGACATTATTTTTCTTTATGCGAAGTGGTGTGATTAGCTTGATTTTCACGCGTGTAGCAAAATCGTTTGTGTCAAATCTCTCCCCAAACTCAAGTGGCATTTTGATATTGCTACTATCTTTGCCACCGAAGCAAAACTCATCATTTACAAATATAAAAATCTCTTTGAAGCGCAAAGTTTTGTCGCTAGATTTTAGCCCGATTTCACATAGCATTTTGTGCAGGGCAGCCAAAATCACAGGGGCGTTTTCTACTTCCTTGCCAAAGAGGAAAATCCCAAAATCATAGCGAGGCATTCCTAGCTCAAAGTCAAAGCGGAAATTGTGATAGACATTTTTGCATTCATAAAAGCCAAAAAACACGCAGGATTTGGCAAACTCACAGCCATTGCATTGCGCAGTGTCTTTTATGCAGACTATGCTTTTTAGTGCGTGTCCCAAAGCCCCGCGAACTGATGAGCCGATGAAAAATGGTGGCTTGAAGCTATCACGCGCTAGCACAGAGATTTTGCAAAATTCAAGTGTGTTAGTCATTTGCGATTCCAATGGCTTTTTATCATTTGTAGTTTTTACTCAAACATTTGCGTGATTTTGGGTTTGTCTAGTCGCATTTAGTCAAATTCTCTAAATTCCCTAAACCGCTCGTGGATAAATGATTTTTTGATGACTTTTATGCCATTTTCGATTGCTTCTAGCGAGATTCGCTTCGTGGTGGCGTAAATGGGCGTTATGCCCAAATTTAGTGCGAATCGCACAAGCGCGTAAGTCGCTCCAAAGTCTCCTTGGATAAGTAGATAGTCGCCTTTTTTGGCATTTGATTTTAGCGATAGTGCAAACTCGCTTAAAAATTCGCTTATATTTTCTAGCTCTGGCGGGATATTACTCCATTTTTCATTTGTGATATTTACAAAATTTTCTATGCCAAATCGCTTTTTTGCTTCGCTTTTTTGTGCGTCTGTGAGGGCGTGATTTAGCAAGATAAAAAGCGTTTTTGGCATTAGAGATTCTTTTATTTATTTAGTTTTCTTAAGCCATCTTGTAGCTTGCCTTCGGCGGTTGGTTTTGTGGCTAGGGTTTGCTTATGTGGATTTTGGCTTATGATTTGCTCTAAATTTGATAGCACTTTTTTTAGCTCACCTCCAATCATCTTGGTATCATATTTTTTGTCTTTGCTAATGTGTGCCAAATCATTTCTAAAAGTTTTTATTTGTCCTATTAGGTTTTTCCACGATTCAAACTTTGCTTGATTGTTTTGTCTATAAGTTTGAATCTCTGTGAAATCTGCAAAAACATTTTTGCCATTTTTGGTGTCATTTGGTTTTATATCTGTCAAAACATAAAACCTAACAGCATTTGTTAGCTCATATTCGCTAAATCCGCGCTTACAAATGAGATTTTGCCCACTCAAATCATCAATGATATAAAGTGCAATAGCTTCATAAATGTAAGTCGCAACTATGAGATAGTAGCCTTTTTCGTGCATAATTTTTGCTATTTTATAGTGTTTTTGATAGTCTTTTTGTGTGTTTTTTATATCCACAAAATCACTTAAAATTTTTTCTACTTTATCTAAAATATTTTCCAATCCCCTAAATTCCGCATTATTTTTTGCTTTTTGCAATTCATCACTTGTTTTGTCAAGGTTTGCAAATATGTGATTGAAATCATTTGCGTGCAAAGACTTTGAAAACTCACTAAGTGAGATTATAAATGGCTCTTTTAGCTCCATATCTGGCACACTTAAAGTCTGCACGAATGTTTGCAAACTAAGTGCTATAAGGCTGATTTGCGAGTATTTTTCTAAGCTGATATATTGATATTTTTTGCCTTGCTCTATCTCTTTGGCAAAAAGCAAAGTTATGGATTTTTTGGTATTGATTTGCCCCAAAGTGCTTGCAAAACTAGCAATAATAGGCTGATGACGAAATCCGTGCGTAATGTCTAAAATGATATTATTTTCTTTTGCGGATTTTATGGATTCTAAGATTTGGTGGAAAATGTCCTCAATGTCGCTTGATTCAACGGGTGGATATTTATCAAAAATCGCTTTGCATTGCGGGAGATTTGCAAAAATGTTTTGCTGAAATGCTATCGAATCGCTTGTGCCCATAAGCGTGTAAGTCGCACTCTCTCCGAAACTCTCTATCAAACAATGCGTAGAGTTAATAAACTCACCACTTAAAAGTTCGCTGATTTTTAAGTCGCTATCTTTACTGTAAGTGCTTTTTGTAAGACTACCCTCCCTATTTTTCCCCGCTAGTCCCAAAATCGCAATAATGTGATAGCTCATCTTTGCACCTCCAAAATCTAGCTAAAATCTACAAACCTCAAATCCACTTCCAAACCTGCAAAAATATTTGCAAAGCACAGCTTATAAAGTGTGGCGCAAGCCAAATTGCTCAAATACACGCAAATGCGCTTCAAGTATGTGCCAAAATCAAGCTGTGATTATAGCAGAAATAGCGTGGCGCGTGATTTAGATTTGGGCGATTTGCTTTGATTTTGTTGTGTTTTATATGTATTGAGGTTTTTGCCACTCTTGTATTTTTGGGATACTTAGTGTCTTAGTGAGATTATTTGTCATAGTATAGTGAGGTATCTCAAAGTATTTTATCATTTGTCATACTGCAATCCCTTGTCATACTGAGGTTTCGCAAGAAACCGAAGTATCCAAAAGATTTTATTTTATTCACATTTTTTTTGAATATTTTGCTTCGCTCAATATGGCAAAAGATAGTTTTTATATGACAGAAAAATTATTTTTCATACCATTGCAAATACCCCTCCCTAAATCCCTCGGCTACGGGGAGGGACTTTTCTTTGTTAAGCCCCTCTACAAATGATAAAATTGTGGTGGCTTGGGTTTTATTTTTGTGAAGCCTCTTTTCTTGGCGCGAGGTGGTTTGCCTTTTTGAGCCCCCTCCCTTTGCAGAGTGGGTTTGGGGATTGGTATCTTTTGTGGGCTTAGCGTAGCAAAATCGTGATAGCCCACCATATCGTCATTGAGATAATCGCAAAGCGCAGTTTTTAGTAATCTATGCTCCAAAGATTCCCCCTCCCTTTGCGGAGGGGGATAAAGGGGGTGGGTGGATTTCCGTCATTGTGAGAGAATCCGTGAGGATTCTCGTGGCAATCTATTACACCGTCATTGCTAAGCAGTAGTGAAGCCACAAAGAAGCAATCCACGCTTTTATTCGTCATTGCGAGACTTGACGAAGTCAAATCGTGGCAATCTATGTTTTTTTTATGGATTACTAAAGAAACTGCGCTTCGCTTGTTTTGCCACACTCGCTTAGCTCGCTCGTAATGACGATTGGCGTGTGGATTGCTAAAGAAACTGCGCTTCGCTNNNNNNNNNNCTTAGCTCGCTCGTAATGACGATTGGCGTGTGGATTGCTAAAGAAACTGCGCTTCGCTTGTTTTGCCACACTCGCTTAGCTCGCTCGTAATGACGGAGATATTTGCGTTACTAGCAGCAGTTACTAGCTTTGCTTGAGATTCAAGGGATAAAGAACCCACCCCCAAACCCCCTCCGCAAGGGAGGGGGCTTATTCGTGCGTTTTAGTCCCTTGTAAAATCAGGTCATACTAAAAGTATGAATGGATAGAGTTGGAGGAAAAAGAATGTTTTAGTCCCTTGTAAAATCAGGTCATACTCAAAGCGACACCGAAGGGCGTTACGACCTAACGATGTTTTAGTCCCTTGTAAAATCAGGTCATACTAAAAGTCAAAAGAAGCTCAAAAATGCGAGTTTATGGTTTTAGTCCCTTGTAAAATCAGGTCATACTCAAAGTATTTCGGCACAAAAAGCCGAATTTTTAATGTTTTAGTCCCTTGTAAAATCAGGTCATACTAAAAGCCGCTGAGCGAAAAAAAAGGACACACAATGGTTTTAGTCCCTTGTAAAATCAGGTCATACTAAAAGNNNNNNNNNNNNNNNNNNNNNNNNNNNNNNNNNNNNNNNNNNNNNNNNNNNNNNNNNNNNNNNNNNNNNNNNNNNNNNNNNNNNNNNNNNNNNNNNNNNNNNNNNNNNNNNNNNNNNNNNNNNNNNNNNNNNNNNNNNNNNNNNNNNNNNNNNNNNNNNNNNNNNNNNNNNNNNNNNNNNNNNNNNNNNNNNNNNNNNNNNNNNNNNNNNNNNNNNNNNNNNNNNNNNNNNNNNNNNNNNNNNNNNNNNNNNNNNNNNNNNNNNNNNNNNNNNNNNNNNNNNNNNNNNNNNNNNNNNNNNNNNNNNNNNNNNNNNNNNNNNNNNNNNNNNNNNNNNNNNNNNNNNNNNNNNNNNNNNNNNNNNNNNNNNNNNNNNNNNNNNNNNNNNNNNNNNNNNNNNNNNNNNNNNNNNNNNNNNNNNNNNNNNNNNNNNNNNNNNNNNNNNNNNNNNNNNNNNNNNNNNNNNNNNNNNNNNNNNNNNNNNNNNNNNNNNNNNNNNNNNNNNNNNNNNNNNNNNNNNNNNNNNNNNNNNNNNNNNNNNNNNNNNNNNNNNNNNNNNNNNNNNNNNNNNNNNNNNNNNNNNNNNNNNNNNNNNNNNNNNNNNNNNNNNNNNNNNNNNNNNNNNNNNNNNNNNNNNNNNNNNNNNNNNNNNNNNNNNNNNNNNNNNNNNNNNNNNNNNNNNNNNNNNNNNNNNNNNNNNNNNNNNNNNNNNNNNNNNNNNNNNNNNNNNNNNNNNNNNNNNNNNNNNNNNNNNNNNNNNNNNNNNNNNNNNNNNNNNNNNNNNNNNNNNNNNNNNNNNNNNNNNNNNNNNNNNNNNNNNNNNNNNNNNNNNNNNNNNNNNNNNNNNNNNNNNNNNNNNNNNNNNNNNNNNNNNNNNNNNNNNNNNNNNNNNNNNNNNNNNNNNNNNNNNNNNNNNNNNNNNNNNNNNNNNNNNNNNNNNNNNNNNNNNNNNNNNNNNNNNNNNNNNNNNNNNNNNNNNNNNNNNNNNNNNNNNNNNNNNNNNNNNNNNNNNNNNNNNNNNNNNNNNNNNNNNNNNNNNNNNNNNNNNNNNNNNNNNNNNNNNNNNNNNNNNNNNNNNNNNNNNNNNNNNNNNNNNNNNNNNNNNNNNNNNNNNNNNNNNNNNNNNNNNNNNNNNNNNNNNNNNNNNNNNNNNNNNNNNNNNNNNNNNNNNNNNNNNNNNNNNNNNNNNNNNNNNNNNNNNNNNNNNNNNNNNNNNNNNNNNNNNNNNNNNNNNNNNNNNNNNNNNNNNNNNNNNNNNNNNNNNNNNNNNNNNNNNNNNNNNNNNNNNNNNNNNNNNNNNNNNNNNNNNNNNNNNNNNNNNNNNNNNNNNNNNNNNNNNNNNNNNNNNNNNNNNNNNNNNNNNNNNNNNNNNNNNNNNNNNNNNNNNNNNNNNNNNNNNNNNNNNNNNNNNGTTTTAGTCCCTTGTAAAATCAGGTCATACTCAAAGAACTTTCAAAGCTGACATAAAACAAAACTTGTTTTAGTCCCTTGTAAAATCAGGTCATACTCAAAGCTCATACCTCTAATCTTCATCGTAGTATTTGGGTTTTAGTCCCTTGTAAAATCAGGTCATACTCAAAGATTTTCAAATGGTAAGTCTAAAGGCTATAGGTTTTAGTCCCTTGTAAAATCAGGTCATACTCAAAGGTAAGGATTATACAAAAGAATCCTATAAAAGTTTTAGTCCCTTGTAAAATCAGGTCATACTCAAAGGCTAAGAGCTCTAGTACAAGGCACTGGAGCGTTTTAGTCCCTTGTAAAATCAGGTCATACTCAAAGCTCCTCATACCTCTCATTTTCATCGTATTTGTTTTAGTCCCTTGTAAAATCAGGTCATACTCAAAGAGAAAGACTTGACTATTGGCTAGGCGAAAGGTTTTAGTCCCTTGTAAAATCAGGTCATACTCAAAGAAAGCGGCGTTAAATAAAGAGCCCGCGTCCGTTTTAGTCCCTTGTAAAATCAGGTCATACTCAAAGACTTTATCGACAAAGAAATCCTCTACTGCGAGTTTTAGTCCCTTGTAAAATCAGGTCATACTAAAAGAGCCTCGCAAGAAAAAGTGCAATATAAGAGAGTTTTAGTCCCTTGTAAAATCAGGTCATACTAAAAGGCTCGGCTGATTACTGCGGAACTATCGACTAGTTTTAGTCCCTTGTAAAATCAGGTCATACTAAAAGTGAAAAAGAAATAAGCGTTTTGATGGACGCGTTTTAGTCCCTTGTAAAATCAGGTCATACTAAAAGCTATAAAGTCCATTATAGCATTATACAATGCGTTTTAGTCCCTTGTAAAATCAGGTCATACTAAAAGAGGGATTGCAAGGAAGTAAGCGCAGATGATGTTTTAGTCCCTTGTAAAATCAGGTCATNNNNNNNNNNNNNNNNNNNNNNNNNNNNNNNNNNNNNNNNNNNNNNNNNNNNNNNNNNNNNNNNNNNNNNNNNNNNNNNNNNNNNNNNNNNNNNNNNNNNNNNNNNNNNNNNNNNNNNNNNNNNNNNNNNNNNNNNNNNNNNNNNNNNNNNNNNNNNNNNNNNNNNNNNNNNNNNNNNNNNNNNNNNNNNNNNNNNNNNNNNNNNNNNNNNNNNNNNNNNNNNNNNNNNNNNNNNNNNNNNNNNNNNNNNNNNNNNNNNNNNNNNNNNNNNNNNNNNNNNNNNNNNNNNNNNNNNNNNNNNNNNNNNNNNNNNNNNNNNNNNNNNNNNNNNNNNNNNNNNNNNNNNNNNNNNNNNNNNNNNNNNNNNNNNNNNNNNNNNNNNNNNNNNNNNTGTGCTGTTTTAGTCCCTTGTAAAATCAGGTCATACTAAAAGCATAAAAGAGCAGATTTTCCGCATAAATCAGTTTTAGTCCCTTGTAAAATCAGGTCATACTAAAAGGTTCTCCCTTGAAGTTTCGTAATGCAGGGTAACATTATACATATCAAAACCTTAAATCCCCATAAAATAATGATTTTAGGCATATATTCGCTGTGAGAGTGCGTGTTTTGCGCGGGTTTTGGGAATCGTATTTTTGAAAAAATTGCTGTTTTTGTGATTTTTGGTGGGGGGATTTTGAGGGTTTGGTAAGATTTTGGCAAGGAATTTGGGATAAAAATTGGACTAAAAAATGAGGCTGAAGTTTTGCATATTGAGGTATTTTGGCTTAAGAAAAGATTTTTAGATATTTTGCTAACGCTTAAATGACGGATATAATACCCACCCCCTTAATCCCCCTCGTGCTCCTTGCGTGAAATGCAATCGGAAGTGCGGAGGTAGGATTTACCCACCCCCTAGCCCCCTCCGCAGAGGGAGGGGGGAAAGAGAGAGGTAACTCCGCAGAGGGAGGGGGGAAAGAGAGAGGTAACTCCGCAGGGGGAGGGGGAAAAGAGAGAGACAACTCCGCAGGGGGAGGGGGAAAAGAGAGAGGTAACTCCGCAGGGGGAGGGGGAAAAGAGAGAGGTAACTCCGCAGGGGGGAGAACTACACATTATGCCTACCTGCAATGGAGGGTGGAAATAATTTGCTTGCTCTCACTCGCAATGGAGGGGAATCTTTATCGTCATTGCGAGAATCAAAAATAGATTGCCACGACTTGACTTCGTCAAGTCTCGCAATGACGGCGTGGTGGAGTTTCTTTGGTAATGACGAATTTTTCCGATTTTTGCTAAGCCAAAAAATACCCACCCCCTAGCCCCCTCCGCAAGGGAGGGGGAAAAGAGAGAGGTAACTCCGCAGGGGGAGAACTACACATTATGCCTACCTGCAAAGGAGGGGGAAATAATTTGCTTGCTCTCACTCGCAATGGAGGGGAATCTTTATCGTCATTGCGAGTAAGTCGCAAGACTTGCGTAGCAATCTGTGTATTTTTCTTTGAGTTATAGATTGCCACGCTTGCTTCGCTCACTCGCAATGACGAATAAAGGCGTGAATTTCTAAAGAAACTTCGCTTCGCTTGTTTTTGCGAGGCAGTGGCTTTGGGCATAATGAAGCAATCCATAAACTCGTCATTGCGAGCAAATGCCTTAGCATTTGCGTGGCAATCTATGTATTTTTCTTTGAGTTATAGATTGCCACGCTCGCTACGCTCGCTCGCAATGACGAATTGATGAACTTTTGGATTATAGGTTTTGACAAACCTATAATCTCGCAATGACGAAAATGGCAAATGATTATAATCCATTCCAATCATCATCGTCATCTTGGTGTAATCTATCGCGTATATTTTGCGAGTATCTATCATCTATTTTGCGCGTGGCTGGGGTGTAGCTGGCGGGTTTGTTTTGTGGTATTGTGCTTTGGGTGCTTTGGAGTTTGGAGACTTTGCGTAGAGATTCTATGCGCGATTCGACTTCAAAGTTAGCTTTTTTCAAAAGATTTTTATAGGCGTTTATGCACTCATTTTTTATCCCCTCATCTATGCCTTTTATCTCTATATGCGCATCGCCGTAGCCGTAGAACTTCGCCCCGCCAAATTTATAGCACTCGCCCTTGTCATCGCGCAGGGCTGTTAGACATAGCAAAAGTAAGCCTAGCTCGGATTTAGTGAGATTGAAATAGCGGAGTTTGCCTACAAAGACACTGCCTTCGCGAAGCGGAGAAATGGTGGATATGACTTTGTCGTTTTTGGCTTTGGCAGCGTTTGTGGGAGTGATTTTGCCTAGTGGAGCGTAAAATCTAAATCCGTTTTTGTCTTTTAGTCCCTTTGTGGTAGCGATGTTGGGCGACATTAGAATGTATTTGATATGTTTTTGTGTGGCGTGGCGAACTTCACTAGCGATAAAATGCGAAAAGCTAATGCGGGATTTTAGGGCTTGGACTTTGGCATTTTGAGAGACTATGCCAAAGATTCGCTCTACCATATCTAGCTTGGATTCGTTTTTGTCAAAATTGCTTCTAAATCGCTCTGTAACATTGCCTTTTTCATCTTTATAATCAGGGGCGTTTGTGTGAAATTTCGCATAGCTAAGCACCTCTGCAATCGTGCGAATCACTCCTCGCACACTTGAGCCACTAAGCGCGTAATTTTCCCCGATTTTAAAAAAATCTTTTGGTGTTTGTGTGTCGGCGTTTTTGCCTGTGAATGCGCCTGTGAAAATATCGCTTTTTGCAGTGATTTTTATCTCTAAAATCCCGCTTTGGAAATCACTAAAAGGCTTTTCAAAGCTGATTTTGTCATCGCTTACTTCGCCAAAATCTTGCGGATAAAATACGCGCTTATCTGGCTTTATGAAATTATATGGTGATGGGGCTTTGCGTGCTTTTGGTTTGGAATTATAATTATTGCGATAAAATTTACCCATTTTCGCCCCCTTTGTTATGATTTTCAAAATCTCGCACTTCTAAATCTTTGTCAAAATCTTGGCTAAATTCTCGCGATTCAAATCCTGCAAATATACTAAATTTATGTTTTAGCACGGGTAGATTTTCACAATTTTCATCTATCACTTCCTCCCAAATCTGCGCGATTTTGGCGACTTTATTATTGATAGTGATAAATCTCTCAAAATTTTTGTGCGGATAAGATTCAAGGCAAAATCGTTGCACCAA
This genomic stretch from Helicobacter macacae MIT 99-5501 harbors:
- a CDS encoding Cj0069 family protein, with product MKKSIVFFEAKGGSDKGPDGYRKDTMPMVNALKAKGWNAEVIFFTDDILRNESERNKIYEEAKAKFDGYVSRVNPGNLKEEKLYFDVLRKLCDAGLVGMPHPDAMIGYGAKDALTKLRNTELVPTDTLAYYEPNEAARIGVKWEAGGEHDFKKNFPKTLAKGERVLKQNRGSTGEGIWRVRLEDASAYNKVDSLPLDTKIICTEAKDNHSENRQLGEFMDFCEVYLKGDNGMLVDMTFLPRIKEGEIRILMLYKTPVYVVHKKPAEGGDAFSATLFSGAKYRYDEPKDWQSLIDWFLAQLPEIRSKLGNYDLPLIWTADFILDTDKNGADKYVLGEINCSCVGFTSPAEFMEKIALMVGDNIVEIVSEKK
- a CDS encoding outer membrane beta-barrel protein; this translates as MAKVKSDGVYYGLVAGYKHFFTPYLGLRSYVNFDVLHTKFSEQGSSMRANLFTYGVNVDFLGNFLSTSVVDFGGFVGLWLGGNTWQGKDIDAQIDSGKQLADMVRALPNASIKTHFGKSAFDVAINLGLRTNIAKYHGIELAAKVPFLSTEIVNLQASVEQESLGLQATLKHTWNFTARYAFSF
- the cas6 gene encoding CRISPR system precrRNA processing endoribonuclease RAMP protein Cas6; its protein translation is MTNTLEFCKISVLARDSFKPPFFIGSSVRGALGHALKSIVCIKDTAQCNGCEFAKSCVFFGFYECKNVYHNFRFDFELGMPRYDFGIFLFGKEVENAPVILAALHKMLCEIGLKSSDKTLRFKEIFIFVNDEFCFGGKDSSNIKMPLEFGERFDTNDFATRVKIKLITPLRIKKNNVFVRDSSLEVGDIFRSIYQRKLAILGKERDKCPPFSGAITAKNLRYIELYRKSCAQKTAMNLGGLIGEIVIDDLDKDSYELLKIGELVGIGKQCSFGLGKITICED
- the csx20 gene encoding CRISPR-associated protein Csx20 codes for the protein MPKTLFILLNHALTDAQKSEAKKRFGIENFVNITNEKWSNIPPELENISEFLSEFALSLKSNAKKGDYLLIQGDFGATYALVRFALNLGITPIYATTKRISLEAIENGIKVIKKSFIHERFREFREFD
- a CDS encoding CRISPR-associated DxTHG motif protein; its protein translation is MSYHIIAILGLAGKNREGSLTKSTYSKDSDLKISELLSGEFINSTHCLIESFGESATYTLMGTSDSIAFQQNIFANLPQCKAIFDKYPPVESSDIEDIFHQILESIKSAKENNIILDITHGFRHQPIIASFASTLGQINTKKSITLLFAKEIEQGKKYQYISLEKYSQISLIALSLQTFVQTLSVPDMELKEPFIISLSEFSKSLHANDFNHIFANLDKTSDELQKAKNNAEFRGLENILDKVEKILSDFVDIKNTQKDYQKHYKIAKIMHEKGYYLIVATYIYEAIALYIIDDLSGQNLICKRGFSEYELTNAVRFYVLTDIKPNDTKNGKNVFADFTEIQTYRQNNQAKFESWKNLIGQIKTFRNDLAHISKDKKYDTKMIGGELKKVLSNLEQIISQNPHKQTLATKPTAEGKLQDGLRKLNK
- a CDS encoding RAMP superfamily CRISPR-associated protein; the protein is MGKFYRNNYNSKPKARKAPSPYNFIKPDKRVFYPQDFGEVSDDKISFEKPFSDFQSGILEIKITAKSDIFTGAFTGKNADTQTPKDFFKIGENYALSGSSVRGVIRTIAEVLSYAKFHTNAPDYKDEKGNVTERFRSNFDKNESKLDMVERIFGIVSQNAKVQALKSRISFSHFIASEVRHATQKHIKYILMSPNIATTKGLKDKNGFRFYAPLGKITPTNAAKAKNDKVISTISPLREGSVFVGKLRYFNLTKSELGLLLLCLTALRDDKGECYKFGGAKFYGYGDAHIEIKGIDEGIKNECINAYKNLLKKANFEVESRIESLRKVSKLQSTQSTIPQNKPASYTPATRKIDDRYSQNIRDRLHQDDDDDWNGL
- a CDS encoding TIGR04423 family type III CRISPR-associated protein; the encoded protein is MKNFEELKAEFSALRESKDNFEGYILLSDKEPIILESAPLPDFDSLHNGGNFIVESALFCKERKTCICIRQINDSFLVQRFCLESYPHKNFERFITINNKVAKIAQIWEEVIDENCENLPVLKHKFSIFAGFESREFSQDFDKDLEVRDFENHNKGGENG